In a genomic window of Chrysemys picta bellii isolate R12L10 chromosome 23, ASM1138683v2, whole genome shotgun sequence:
- the PIGV gene encoding GPI mannosyltransferase 2 isoform X2 — protein MKLMNRRDPYVREVIRFAVCCRALTLVLQALFNFLIPDHAADAFSPPRLSEPSLCDWLSEWLLGGLSHWDAEHFLFIAEHGYLYEHNFAFFPVYPLSVRAVAKVILCPLQGLLCLRSRLLLSAVLLNALLSVLAAAVLYELGCVVLRCRRMAFLSAVLFCLTPANVFMTAAYSESMFAFLVFSAMLQLEKGQSWTSGLLFSLAAGVRSNGVINTGFLIYSQSKDLALQLQTGAGTVMKLPQVWRRLLRFAASVVLMSAGVFFPFALFQSYAYLRFCTPDARSEHAVPRPLLQLAVDKGYRLAAMSGMKPAWCSQGLPVVYSYIQDVYWNVGFLRYFELKQVPNFLLAAPVTVLGSWATWFYLTANPQYCLMLGLVRRKKEGRKGEDSDKPVDGFRCTSVFVYVVHAMALLAFGILCMHVQVVTRFLGSSTPVLYWFSAHLLQDYEPLLWKEGAAIQTAASLSKKPSVGSSFPGSFRKGISENPIMRLLLNWRISSPLTKCILGYFLSYWLLGLILHCNFLPWTYCL, from the exons ATGAAGCTGATGAATAGAAGAGACCCCTATGTTCGAGAGGTCATCCGGTTTGCAGTGTGTTGCAGAGCCCTGACACTTGTGCTCCAG GCCCTGTTTAACTTCTTGATCCCGGATCATGCAGCAgatgccttctctcctccccgccTGTCAGAACCCAGCCTCTGTGACTGGTTGTCGGAATGGCTGTTGGGGGGCTTGTCGCACTGGGATGCAGAGCACTTCCTGTTCATAGCTGAGCATGGCTACCTGTATGAGCACAACTTCGCCTTCTTCCCAGTGTACCCCCTCAGTGTGCGAGCCGTGGCAAAGGTCATCCTGTGCCCTCTGCAAGGGCTACTGTGTTTACGGAGCCGCCTGCTCTTGTCAGCGGTGCTTTTGAATGCTCTCCTCTCAGTCCTGGCAGCTGCTGTCCTCTATGAGCTGGGGTGTGTGGTGCTGCGGTGTCGCAGGATGGCCTTCCTCTCTGCTGTCCTCTTCTGCCTCACCCCCGCCAATGTGTTCATGACAGCCGCTTACTCAGAAAGCATGTTTGCTTTCCTGGTGTTCAGTGCCATGCTGCAGCTGGAGAAAGGGCAGAGCTGGACCAGCGGACTGCTCTTCTCCCTTGCTGCTGGTGTGCGCTCCAACGGGGTGATCAACACCGGCTTCCTCATCTATTCCCAGAGTAAAGACCTTGCCCTCCAACTCCAGACAGGTGCTGGGACTGTAATGAAGCTGCCTCAGGTCTGGAGACGACTCCTCCGCTTTGCAGCTTCCGTGGTTCTGATGTCTGCTGGGGTCTTTTTCCCTTTTGCTTTGTTTCAGTCCTATGCCTACTTGAGATTCTGCACTCCTGACGCCCGCTCTGAACATGCTGTTCCCAGGCCGCTATTGCAGCTGGCTGTGGATAAAGGGTATCGTCTAGCGGCCATGAGTGGGATGAAACCTGCGTGGTGCTCCCAGGGGCTCCCTGTGGTCTATTCTTACATTCAAGATGTTTACTGGAATGTGGGCTTTCTAAGGTACTTTGAGCTTAAACAGGTACCCAACTTCCTGCTTGCTGCGCCGGTTACTGTGCTGGGCTCTTGGGCCACCTGGTTCTACCTCACTGCAAATCCCCAGTACTGCTTAATGCTTGGCCTAGTGagaagaaagaaggaaggaaggaaaggagagGACTCTGATAAGCCAGTGGATGGATTTCGCTGCACCAGTGTCTTCGTTTACGTGGTCCATGCCATGGCTCTTCTGGCCTTCGGAATCCTCTGCATGCATGTGCAG GTTGTAACCAGGTTCCTAGGCTCGTCTACACCAGTCTTGTACTGGTTCTCTGCTCATCTGCTCCAGGACTATGAACCTTTGCTGTGGAAAGAAGGAGCTGCTATCCAGACTGCAGCATCCCTCTCCAAGAAGCCCAGTGTAGGCAGCTCTTTTCCTGGATCGTTCAGAAAAGGGATTTCTGAAAACCCCATCATGAGATTACTGCTGAACTGGAGAATAAGTTCCCCTCTCACCAAATGCATTCTGGGATACTTCCTGTCCTACTGGCTGCTGGGGCTGATCCTACACTGCAACTTCCTGCCTTGGACATA CTGTTTGTAG
- the PIGV gene encoding GPI mannosyltransferase 2 isoform X3, whose product MKLMNRRDPYVREVIRFAVCCRALTLVLQALFNFLIPDHAADAFSPPRLSEPSLCDWLSEWLLGGLSHWDAEHFLFIAEHGYLYEHNFAFFPVYPLSVRAVAKVILCPLQGLLCLRSRLLLSAVLLNALLSVLAAAVLYELGCVVLRCRRMAFLSAVLFCLTPANVFMTAAYSESMFAFLVFSAMLQLEKGQSWTSGLLFSLAAGVRSNGVINTGFLIYSQSKDLALQLQTGAGTVMKLPQVWRRLLRFAASVVLMSAGVFFPFALFQSYAYLRFCTPDARSEHAVPRPLLQLAVDKGYRLAAMSGMKPAWCSQGLPVVYSYIQDVYWNVGFLRYFELKQVPNFLLAAPVTVLGSWATWFYLTANPQYCLMLGLVRRKKEGRKGEDSDKPVDGFRCTSVFVYVVHAMALLAFGILCMHVQVVTRFLGSSTPVLYWFSAHLLQDYEPLLWKEGAAIQTAASLSKKPSVGSSFPGSFRKGISENPIMRLLLNWRISSPLTKCILGYFLSYWLLGLILHCNFLPWT is encoded by the exons ATGAAGCTGATGAATAGAAGAGACCCCTATGTTCGAGAGGTCATCCGGTTTGCAGTGTGTTGCAGAGCCCTGACACTTGTGCTCCAG GCCCTGTTTAACTTCTTGATCCCGGATCATGCAGCAgatgccttctctcctccccgccTGTCAGAACCCAGCCTCTGTGACTGGTTGTCGGAATGGCTGTTGGGGGGCTTGTCGCACTGGGATGCAGAGCACTTCCTGTTCATAGCTGAGCATGGCTACCTGTATGAGCACAACTTCGCCTTCTTCCCAGTGTACCCCCTCAGTGTGCGAGCCGTGGCAAAGGTCATCCTGTGCCCTCTGCAAGGGCTACTGTGTTTACGGAGCCGCCTGCTCTTGTCAGCGGTGCTTTTGAATGCTCTCCTCTCAGTCCTGGCAGCTGCTGTCCTCTATGAGCTGGGGTGTGTGGTGCTGCGGTGTCGCAGGATGGCCTTCCTCTCTGCTGTCCTCTTCTGCCTCACCCCCGCCAATGTGTTCATGACAGCCGCTTACTCAGAAAGCATGTTTGCTTTCCTGGTGTTCAGTGCCATGCTGCAGCTGGAGAAAGGGCAGAGCTGGACCAGCGGACTGCTCTTCTCCCTTGCTGCTGGTGTGCGCTCCAACGGGGTGATCAACACCGGCTTCCTCATCTATTCCCAGAGTAAAGACCTTGCCCTCCAACTCCAGACAGGTGCTGGGACTGTAATGAAGCTGCCTCAGGTCTGGAGACGACTCCTCCGCTTTGCAGCTTCCGTGGTTCTGATGTCTGCTGGGGTCTTTTTCCCTTTTGCTTTGTTTCAGTCCTATGCCTACTTGAGATTCTGCACTCCTGACGCCCGCTCTGAACATGCTGTTCCCAGGCCGCTATTGCAGCTGGCTGTGGATAAAGGGTATCGTCTAGCGGCCATGAGTGGGATGAAACCTGCGTGGTGCTCCCAGGGGCTCCCTGTGGTCTATTCTTACATTCAAGATGTTTACTGGAATGTGGGCTTTCTAAGGTACTTTGAGCTTAAACAGGTACCCAACTTCCTGCTTGCTGCGCCGGTTACTGTGCTGGGCTCTTGGGCCACCTGGTTCTACCTCACTGCAAATCCCCAGTACTGCTTAATGCTTGGCCTAGTGagaagaaagaaggaaggaaggaaaggagagGACTCTGATAAGCCAGTGGATGGATTTCGCTGCACCAGTGTCTTCGTTTACGTGGTCCATGCCATGGCTCTTCTGGCCTTCGGAATCCTCTGCATGCATGTGCAG GTTGTAACCAGGTTCCTAGGCTCGTCTACACCAGTCTTGTACTGGTTCTCTGCTCATCTGCTCCAGGACTATGAACCTTTGCTGTGGAAAGAAGGAGCTGCTATCCAGACTGCAGCATCCCTCTCCAAGAAGCCCAGTGTAGGCAGCTCTTTTCCTGGATCGTTCAGAAAAGGGATTTCTGAAAACCCCATCATGAGATTACTGCTGAACTGGAGAATAAGTTCCCCTCTCACCAAATGCATTCTGGGATACTTCCTGTCCTACTGGCTGCTGGGGCTGATCCTACACTGCAACTTCCTGCCTTGGACATAG
- the PIGV gene encoding GPI mannosyltransferase 2 isoform X1: MKLMNRRDPYVREVIRFAVCCRALTLVLQALFNFLIPDHAADAFSPPRLSEPSLCDWLSEWLLGGLSHWDAEHFLFIAEHGYLYEHNFAFFPVYPLSVRAVAKVILCPLQGLLCLRSRLLLSAVLLNALLSVLAAAVLYELGCVVLRCRRMAFLSAVLFCLTPANVFMTAAYSESMFAFLVFSAMLQLEKGQSWTSGLLFSLAAGVRSNGVINTGFLIYSQSKDLALQLQTGAGTVMKLPQVWRRLLRFAASVVLMSAGVFFPFALFQSYAYLRFCTPDARSEHAVPRPLLQLAVDKGYRLAAMSGMKPAWCSQGLPVVYSYIQDVYWNVGFLRYFELKQVPNFLLAAPVTVLGSWATWFYLTANPQYCLMLGLVRRKKEGRKGEDSDKPVDGFRCTSVFVYVVHAMALLAFGILCMHVQVVTRFLGSSTPVLYWFSAHLLQDYEPLLWKEGAAIQTAASLSKKPSVGSSFPGSFRKGISENPIMRLLLNWRISSPLTKCILGYFLSYWLLGLILHCNFLPWTYSCL, encoded by the exons ATGAAGCTGATGAATAGAAGAGACCCCTATGTTCGAGAGGTCATCCGGTTTGCAGTGTGTTGCAGAGCCCTGACACTTGTGCTCCAG GCCCTGTTTAACTTCTTGATCCCGGATCATGCAGCAgatgccttctctcctccccgccTGTCAGAACCCAGCCTCTGTGACTGGTTGTCGGAATGGCTGTTGGGGGGCTTGTCGCACTGGGATGCAGAGCACTTCCTGTTCATAGCTGAGCATGGCTACCTGTATGAGCACAACTTCGCCTTCTTCCCAGTGTACCCCCTCAGTGTGCGAGCCGTGGCAAAGGTCATCCTGTGCCCTCTGCAAGGGCTACTGTGTTTACGGAGCCGCCTGCTCTTGTCAGCGGTGCTTTTGAATGCTCTCCTCTCAGTCCTGGCAGCTGCTGTCCTCTATGAGCTGGGGTGTGTGGTGCTGCGGTGTCGCAGGATGGCCTTCCTCTCTGCTGTCCTCTTCTGCCTCACCCCCGCCAATGTGTTCATGACAGCCGCTTACTCAGAAAGCATGTTTGCTTTCCTGGTGTTCAGTGCCATGCTGCAGCTGGAGAAAGGGCAGAGCTGGACCAGCGGACTGCTCTTCTCCCTTGCTGCTGGTGTGCGCTCCAACGGGGTGATCAACACCGGCTTCCTCATCTATTCCCAGAGTAAAGACCTTGCCCTCCAACTCCAGACAGGTGCTGGGACTGTAATGAAGCTGCCTCAGGTCTGGAGACGACTCCTCCGCTTTGCAGCTTCCGTGGTTCTGATGTCTGCTGGGGTCTTTTTCCCTTTTGCTTTGTTTCAGTCCTATGCCTACTTGAGATTCTGCACTCCTGACGCCCGCTCTGAACATGCTGTTCCCAGGCCGCTATTGCAGCTGGCTGTGGATAAAGGGTATCGTCTAGCGGCCATGAGTGGGATGAAACCTGCGTGGTGCTCCCAGGGGCTCCCTGTGGTCTATTCTTACATTCAAGATGTTTACTGGAATGTGGGCTTTCTAAGGTACTTTGAGCTTAAACAGGTACCCAACTTCCTGCTTGCTGCGCCGGTTACTGTGCTGGGCTCTTGGGCCACCTGGTTCTACCTCACTGCAAATCCCCAGTACTGCTTAATGCTTGGCCTAGTGagaagaaagaaggaaggaaggaaaggagagGACTCTGATAAGCCAGTGGATGGATTTCGCTGCACCAGTGTCTTCGTTTACGTGGTCCATGCCATGGCTCTTCTGGCCTTCGGAATCCTCTGCATGCATGTGCAG GTTGTAACCAGGTTCCTAGGCTCGTCTACACCAGTCTTGTACTGGTTCTCTGCTCATCTGCTCCAGGACTATGAACCTTTGCTGTGGAAAGAAGGAGCTGCTATCCAGACTGCAGCATCCCTCTCCAAGAAGCCCAGTGTAGGCAGCTCTTTTCCTGGATCGTTCAGAAAAGGGATTTCTGAAAACCCCATCATGAGATTACTGCTGAACTGGAGAATAAGTTCCCCTCTCACCAAATGCATTCTGGGATACTTCCTGTCCTACTGGCTGCTGGGGCTGATCCTACACTGCAACTTCCTGCCTTGGACATA TAGCTGTTTGTAG